A window of the Harmonia axyridis chromosome 5, icHarAxyr1.1, whole genome shotgun sequence genome harbors these coding sequences:
- the LOC123680832 gene encoding MFS-type transporter clz9-like, whose amino-acid sequence MKRYPRLSNRKPENTSITRSSAFNRANEEEFFNNYASVQATCNFSPDRIWNTDETGITTVLQAPRVIEETGTKAVGQSVSAERGSLVTICGIISAVGASIPPLYIFPRVRMKDQFLYGAVPGAVGYAEKSGWMSTRVFLKLLEHIQKHTNSGLSNKILLLMDNHETHVSIDAILYAREQGIVLLSFPPHCTHKM is encoded by the coding sequence atgAAGCGCTATCCAAGGCTCTCCAATCGCAAACCTGAAAATACAAGTATAACTAGATCTTCAGCTTTCAACAGAGCCAATGAggaggaatttttcaataattatgccTCAGTGCAGGCGACATGTAATTTTTCACCAGATCGTATATGGAACACTGATGAAACGGGTATAACCACAGTCCTTCAAGCACCGAGAGTGATAGAAGAAACAGGAACAAAAGCTGTAGGACAATCCGTATCCGCTGAACGAGGATCTCTTGTCACGATATGTGGAATAATATCGGCTGTCGGGGCTTCAATTCCACCTCTTTATATCTTTCCTCGTGTGAGGATGAAGGATCAGTTCTTGTACGGTGCTGTTCCTGGGGCTGTTGGTTATGCTGAGAAATCAGGATGGATGTCGACCAGAGTGTTTCTCAAACTGTTAGAGCATATACAAAAACATACGAACAGTGGCCTCTCAAATAAAATTCTGCTGCTGATGGATAATCACGAAACGCACGTCTCTATTGATGCCATCTTGTATGCAAGAGAACAAGGAATTGTATTATTGTCGTTCCCGCCACATTGCACACATAAAATGTAG